CTTTACGGCTGCATAATCCTCCGTCAAATTTAATCTGTCAGGTTTAAACCGATCGGCCTTGCTTTAATAAAACAATAAAAATAAAACAATAAAACCGTCACCATCCTAAATAAAACTAAATAGACCAATATGCAGTTATCGATCGTAACCAAAGTAACGAATTATGGCGATCAGGCATTATTCAAAGTGTGATTTAAGGCGTGATTTAAAGCGTGATTTTGGCATAGTGGAGATAATCTAGGCGATCGTTAATTCCATTTAAGCCACCATTGATCCGGCGCGTCACCGCATAGGCATCATCAATATCAGCCAGGGCATTGATGTTATTGCGATCCCAGAACCAGCCCGCTGCCAGCACCGCATAGGGTGGTTGCGCCACCAGGTCGGGATTGCTGACAAAGTCCACGCCAATATCATTGGAAAAAAGACGATAGTTATACCGCCCAGTGAGTTGGATCAAGCCGCGACCACGGAACCGAAATCCATCACCGGACTGAGTATTGCCCAAGTCCGATCGCCCCTCATAACCAGCTTGAGCCGCCGTTGGCCCCCAGAGTTCTTTTAAGTAACGAAACCCACCACTTTCATGCATTACCTGAGCCAGAAAATGGGTAATCCGCAGATAGGTAGTAATGTTGTAGCGCTCCAGGGTGGCATTAACACCGGGGGTAAGTGCCTCGAAGCGATCGACTAAATCCCTGGTGCCAGCGATCGTAAGTAATTGTGCGGTTGTGACATATTCACTACCGGGAGTAATCACCACGCCAGGGTCGGGATCGAGCGGATCAGGCTCAGCAGTTTTCAGCTCAAACAAACGTACATAGGGATCATGCTCGGCAGCTTTGGGTGGCAAATTCGACAACTTGCGAATCTGGGCATCCACCTCCACATCAACTTCTTCATATTTGAGCAATTCTAGAATTAATTGCTTCAGCCGAGACACCGCCGCATTGCGATAGTCATCCATGCTGGCATTAGTACCATACAAACCGCGATAGGGCAGAGCATCTTCAGGGCGATCGGGCAGGCCAGAATAAATCCGCAAATATTTATCCACAAAATAATCCGCTTCCTGGGATTCCTGCGGCAAGGCTAGCATTAGTTGTTCAAGCCGATCGAGCGCTAAATCTCGATAAGCCTTAATGGTTTCAGATACCGTAATTTCCACATGCCCCACATAGGCATACCAGGTGTTAAACCCTTTGAATTCAATATCCTTGAGCGCCACCTTAACATGGGCATTGTCTGGTTCAGCGTAGGAGTGCAAGACAAAGGAATTACCAGCCGACACAAATTGTTTTTGATTCTCCGGTAGCTGGGCAGCCTGTTGCCGATCGCTACGCTTTAGATAGGTGTCGTGAATAACCTTCAGTTGTGCCATGATGATTTAGCTATCTCAGGTTGATATGGAATTAACGGGTTTCAAGCTGCTATCTGCTATGGCCAGGTTGATTTAACGCCAAGCTAAATTTACCCGGTCACAGGCAACAATTTAAGCTTTAAGCAATTATGCTGGCAACTGCAACTCATGTATTATGCCGATATTTTGGCGATCGCGGTAATTTTGCCTTAATTATTTAAATTTAGGTTATTTTAGCTAAATTGACTTGCGCGGCAATATTAGCAGGCCGATCGGTTATGCTCAAGCAAATTAACACTATTTGGCTAATGTTTCTCCTGTTCAAACGATCGCCACATTTACTAAAAGTCACTGCGATCGCTTGCCTAGTAATCATGATCGCACCGATCGCCGTTACCAGGCCAAAATCCGCCTTCGCTCAAAAATATAACTGTGATGCTGGCGAGGGCAGGGTTAGATGCACTTCTGAAAACGTCAAGCTCTCCCCCAATGGAGTACCGCCCAGGGCTGAGCCAGGCTGGAGCCTATGGTTTGATGATTCCCGCCGTGATGCAGCCGACTTTGATGCGGGATTTTCTAATCTGGAGCTAGGCGGCTACATGGAATTTGAGGCCATTTGTCAACGCGATACTGGCCTGGAGTCGGGGGAAGTAGATTATTGGTTTCGGTTAGATAATTCCCTGCAAGAAATTGGCACCGGGCGGGTGGAATTTGGTTGCTGGCAAAATCAACGGTTTGTGCA
The sequence above is a segment of the Pseudanabaena sp. PCC 7367 genome. Coding sequences within it:
- a CDS encoding glycoside hydrolase family 19 protein, translated to MAQLKVIHDTYLKRSDRQQAAQLPENQKQFVSAGNSFVLHSYAEPDNAHVKVALKDIEFKGFNTWYAYVGHVEITVSETIKAYRDLALDRLEQLMLALPQESQEADYFVDKYLRIYSGLPDRPEDALPYRGLYGTNASMDDYRNAAVSRLKQLILELLKYEEVDVEVDAQIRKLSNLPPKAAEHDPYVRLFELKTAEPDPLDPDPGVVITPGSEYVTTAQLLTIAGTRDLVDRFEALTPGVNATLERYNITTYLRITHFLAQVMHESGGFRYLKELWGPTAAQAGYEGRSDLGNTQSGDGFRFRGRGLIQLTGRYNYRLFSNDIGVDFVSNPDLVAQPPYAVLAAGWFWDRNNINALADIDDAYAVTRRINGGLNGINDRLDYLHYAKITL
- a CDS encoding SH3 domain-containing protein, whose protein sequence is MFLLFKRSPHLLKVTAIACLVIMIAPIAVTRPKSAFAQKYNCDAGEGRVRCTSENVKLSPNGVPPRAEPGWSLWFDDSRRDAADFDAGFSNLELGGYMEFEAICQRDTGLESGEVDYWFRLDNSLQEIGTGRVEFGCWQNQRFVHRFSSTAVRRSLNIVTCLLVDSPVGNGLVVRSEPGFNSRRLGVVANQTEVEPVGYPALIITANDRDWLKITAPIEGWVSNGSPISKGNLRLCG